One Solanum lycopersicum chromosome 2, SLM_r2.1 genomic region harbors:
- the LOC101254269 gene encoding lysine-specific demethylase JMJ26 → MATLVAKQGPLSSQIQDTPGTRNQSRVFTKRKFILNRDEEELEKDNAAASVLNVIELPNKRPKLCSEPGASRGKRTVPGHANVAIREEDALLSGGFAEKVKTAEKPKRNMVKSHLRTKTVAKEKMTVKESEGSHRRITSKGYHRSAEKKLSSKIWDELVGDDKEEESEEEEEQEEDEEYFPGSLTNFQMPLKEALNNLRNTEKLLRTCTKGKVLRNGPIRNKGNDEEKDEPSQRKERLKLSTTTKSILLRGNSQTKRMPDKVNLEQPSGTSRKKMTHKGDNTMNKVEFGSEEKQGVCKKKPTLSKVGKKMPGTRGVQGSENIRQVPAILNGEQCLRTSNKKKIPQGESTMEMVDESEYEWKEKPSLSKDDKKKQGIHEKDAQNKRISVRRATASFKRYSNDYYVGEWEDDTDEYEVFPLSDGHHIPSNARNQGSDVSLESKPKNSQKNILKNSGKLPVCSSFPSWAPAKLNGEQCLGTSSKKKSPQEDSTMDNMDENDDDWNMCKEKSNMSKDGKKKQRIYEKDAVDKRTSVRRAAASVKRYDHDYHIDEWEDDIEEYEVWHHTPSDSRSQRSDVSHESKPKDSLRDIVYNSVKLSACSSLPSSTSSSGSTISRNGIDRSKNVKVNCHQCRRSDRRTVVPCTKCKEKFYCIKCIREWYSELEEEEVSEACPYCRGKCNCNFCLHSSGMLKTSKRDLPDREKIKHLQYLIIKLLPFLKEIHQEQIQEIETESSIRGVSSSSVDIKQSLCHNEERVYCDNCSTSIVDLHRSCPDCSYELCISCCQELREGKCLGNSKKAVVKYPNIGYDYMHGGDAEPERYDDMEIPQDQNKPITWVTNYDGNIMCAPEAIGGCGNFVLELKHLLPKNWISTLEAKAERILIQCNFSEIISQPICRTDDPEQLHRAASRVGSDDNYLYFPTAKDAIEDDALLHFRRHWAKGEPVIVQNVLAHTSGLSWEPMVMWRALCEGTDSKILTSMSEVKAIDCLANCQVPINTRKFFKGYTEGRRYENLWPEMLKLKDWPPSDKFEKVLPRHCDEFISALPFQEYTDPRIGILNLAVKLPAGVIKPDLGPKTYIAYGLSEELGRGDSVTKLHCDMSDAINILTHTAEMAITDEQRSAIEIVKQMHRAQDERERIECEADKYPMKMSSDISREEKTFDDSETTGGALWDIFRREDVPKLSEYLLKHAKEFRHTFCCPVDQVFHPIHDQSFYLTLEHKRKLKEEFGIEPWTFEQRLGESVFIPAGCPHQVRNLKSCTKVAADFVSPENIRECFRLTAEFRTLPKGHKAREDKLEIKKMVLHAINQVVTDLEQLTYIA, encoded by the exons ATGGCAACATTAGTTGCGAAACAAGGGCCATTGAGCAGTCAGATTCAAGACACACCGGGAACGAGAAATCAGTCTAGGGTGTTTACGAAGAGAAAGTTTATCCTAAACCGCGATGAAGAAGAGCTTGAAAAGGACAATGCAGCAGCATCGGTGCTCAATGTTATAGAGTTACCTAACAAGAGACCAAAGCTTTGTTCTGAGCCTGGCGCCTCCCGTGGCAAAAGAACTGTGCCAGGGCACGCGAATGTTGCAATCAGAGAGGAGGATGCACTTTTATCGGGTGGATTTGCAGAGAAAGTAAAAACTGCAGAAAAGCCAAAGAGGAACATGGTTAAATCACATTTGAGAACCAAGACAGTAGCTAAGGAAAAAATGACTGTAAAGGAATCTGAAGGTTCACATAGAAGAATCACATCCAAGGGGTATCATCGTTCCGCAGAGAAGAAATTAAGTTCTAAAATTTGGGATGAATTGGTGGGTGATGATAAAGAAGAGGAGAGTGAAGAGGAAGAGGAACAGGAAGAGGATGAAGAGTATTTTCCAGGATCCTTAACAAACTTTCAGATGCCACTTAAGGAAGCATTGaataatttaagaaatacaGAGAAGCTTTTGAGAACTTGCACCAAGGGAAAAGTTCTGAGAAATGGACCTATAAGAAATAAAGGGAATGATGAAGAGAAAGACGAGCCTTCCCAGCGCAAGGAGAGGCTCAAACTATCTACCACCACAAAAAGCATTCTTCTGAGAGGAAATTCACAAACAAAAAGGATGCCTGATAAAGTAAATCTAGAACAACCTTCGGGAACTTCAAGAAAGAAGATGACTCATAAAGGAGATAATACAATGAACAAGGTGGAATTTGGAAGTGAAGAAAAGCAGGGCGTGTGCAAGAAAAAACCAACTTTATCCAAGGTTGGAAAGAAAATGCCAGGGACTCGTGGAGTTCAAGGCTCAGAGAATATAAGGCAGGTGCCTGCTATATTAAATGGAGAACAGTGTCTAAGAACGtcaaacaagaagaaaattcctcAAGGAGAGAGTACAATGGAGATGGTGGATGAAAGTGAATATGAGTGGAAGGAAAAGCCAAGTTTGTCCAaggatgataaaaagaagcaGGGAATTCATGAAAAAGATGCTCAGAATAAAAGGATATCTGTACGACGTGCTACAGCATCATTCAAAAGATACAGTAATGATTACTATGTTGGTGAGTGGGAAGATGATACTGATGAGTATGAGGTTTTCCCACTAAGTGATGGACATCATATACCAAGTAACGCAAGAAACCAGGGAAGTGATGTTTCACTTGAGTCAAAACCAAAAAACAGtcagaaaaatatattaaaaaattcagGAAAGTTACCTGTGTGTAGTTCGTTTCCTTCCTGGGCACCTGCTAAATTAAATGGAGAACAATGTCTAGGAACGTCAAGCAAGAAGAAGAGTCCTCAAGAAGATAGTACAATGGATAATATGGATGAAAACGATGATGACTGGAATATGTGCAAGGAAAAGTCAAATATGTCCAAGGATGGAAAAAAGAAGCAGAGAATTTATGAGAAAGATGCAGTGGATAAAAGGACATCAGTCAGACGTGCTGCTGCATCAGTCAAGAGATATGATCATGATTACCATATTGATGAGTGGGAGGATGATATTGAGGAGTATGAGGTTTGGCATCATACACCAAGTGACTCAAGAAGTCAGAGAAGTGACGTTTCACATGAGTCAAAACCTAAAGATAGTCTGAGAGATATAGTATATAATTCTGTGAAGTTATCTGCTTGTAGTTCATTGCCTTCCTCCACATCGTCTTCTGGTTCGACAATTTCAAGAAATGGAATAGATAGATCTAAAAACGTGAAG GTAAATTGTCATCAATGTAGAAGAAGTGATAGAAGAACTGTTGTTCCTTGTACTAAGTGTAAAGAGAAATTTTACTGTATCAAGTGCATCAGGGAATG GTATTCTGAATTGGAAGAAGAGGAAGTCTCAGAGGCTTGCCCATATTGTCGTGGAAAATGTAACTGCAACTTCTGCTTACACTCAAGTGGCATGCTTAAG ACATCAAAAAGGGATCTCCCTGATCGTGAAAAGATCAAGCATTTGCAGTATTTGATTATCAAGCTGCTTCCCTTTCTAAAAGAAATTCATCAGGAACAAATTCAGGAGATAGAGACAGAGTCTTCTATTCGTG GGGTATCTTCATCTTCAGTTGATATTAAACAATCACTTTGTCACAATGAGGAGCGAGTTTACTG CGACAACTGTTCAACTTCAATAGTCGATCTTCATCGAAGCTGCCCAGATTGCTCATACGAGCTATGTATAAGTTGCTGCCAAGAGCTTCGGGAAGGAAAGTGTTTAGGAAATAGTAAAAAAGCAGTTGTCAAATATCCAAATATAGGTTATGATTACATGCACGGTGGAGACGCAGAGCCTGAACGTTATGATGATATGGAAATTCCACAGGACCAGAACAAACCAATTACTTGGGTTACTAATTATGATGGTAATATCATGTGTGCTCCTGAAGCAATTGGTGGTTGTGGAAATTTTGTACTAGAGCTCAAGCACCTGCTACCAAAAAACTGGATATCAACCTTGGAAGCAAAAGCAGAAAGGATTCTGATTCAATGCAATTTCTCCGAGATTATTTCCCAGCCGATTTGTAGAACGGATGACCCTGAACAGTTACACAGAGCGGCTTCAAGAGTTGGTTCTGATGACAACTACTTGTATTTCCCTACTGCAAAGGACGCAATAGAGGATGATGCACTTTTACACTTTCGTAGACACTGGGCCAAAGGTGAACCAGTGATTGTGCAAAATGTTCTTGCACATACAAGTGGTTTAAGCTGGGAACCAATGGTTATGTGGCGTGCATTGTGTGAGGGCACTGATTCCAAGATCCTTACAAGTATGTCGGAAGTGAAAGCTATCGACTGTCTGGCCAATTGTCAG GTTCCGATCAATACTCGAAAATTTTTTAAAGGTTATACGGAAGGCAGAAGGTATGAAAATCTTTGGCCTGAAATGCTCAAACTTAAAGATTGGCCACCATCTGACAAGTTTGAGAAAGTCTTGCCTCGGCACTGCGATGAATTCATCAGTGCATTACCATTCCAAGAGTACACAGATCCAAGGATAGGGATTCTGAACCTTGCTGTTAAATTACCGGCTGGAGTCATAAAACCAGATTTGGGTCCAAAGACATACATTGCTTATGGTCTCAGCGAGGAACTTGGGAGAGGGGATTCAGTGACAAAGCTTCACTGTGATATGTCAGATGCG ATAAATATTTTGACACACACAGCAGAGATGGCTATAACTGATGAGCAGCGGTCGGCAATTGAAATAGTGAAACAGATGCATAGAGCTCAGGATGAAAGAGAGCGCATCGAATGCGAGGCTGATAAATATCCTATGAAGATGTCTAGTGACATTAGCAGGGAGGAGAAAACCTTTGATGATTCAGAGACAACTGGAGGTGCATTGTGGGACATTTTCAGAAGGGAAGATGTACCCAAGTTGAGTGAGTATCTTTTAAAGCATGCAAAGGAATTTAGGCACACTTTCTGTTGTCCGGTTGATCAGGTTTTTCATCCAATCCATGACCAGAGCTTCTACTTAACTTTGGAGCACAAGAGAAAACTGAAGGAAGAATTCG GGATTGAACCTTGGACATTTGAGCAAAGACTTGGAGAGTCAGTTTTCATTCCTGCAGGATGCCCTCACCAAGTGCGTAATCTCAAG TCGTGTACCAAAGTTGCTGCTGATTTTGTTTCTCCTGAAAACATTCGAGAATGTTTCCGCCTCACAGCTGAGTTCAGGACATTGCCGAAAGGCCACAAGGCCAGAGAAGACAAACTAGAG ATAAAGAAGATGGTCCTTCATGCAATCAACCAAGTTGTCACAGATTTGGAGCAGCTCACATACATAGCTTAG